The Bos javanicus breed banteng chromosome 21, ARS-OSU_banteng_1.0, whole genome shotgun sequence genome includes a region encoding these proteins:
- the LOC133234062 gene encoding uncharacterized protein LOC133234062, giving the protein MGDWNAKAGNQKIPGVTGKFGLGIWNEAGQRLIEFCQENTLVIANTHFQQHKRRLYTWTLPDGQHRNQIDYILSSQRWISSIQLTKTRPGADCGSDHELLIAKFRLKLKKVVKTTRPFRHDLNQIPYDYTVEVSNRFKGRDLIDRVPDELWTEVCDIVQETGIKTIPVEKKCKKTKWLSEEALQIAVKRREVKSKGEKERYKHVNAEFQRIVRRDKKAFLSDQCKEIEGNNRMGKTRDLFKKIRDTKGTFHAKMGSIKDRNSMDLTEAEDIKKRWQEYTEELYKKDLHDKDNHNGVITHLEPDILECEVKWALESITTNKASGGDGIPVELFQILEDDAVKVLHSICQPNWKTQQRPQDWKRSVFIPIPKKGNARECSNYCTIPLISHASKVMLKILQARLQQYMNCEFPYVQAGFRKSRGTRDQIANILWITEKARVPEKHLFLLY; this is encoded by the coding sequence atgggggactggaatgcaaaagcaggaaatcaaaaaatacctggagtaacaggcaaatttggccttggaatatggaatgaagcagggcaaagactaatagagttctgccaagagaacacactggtcatagcaaacacccacttccaacaacacaagagaagactctacacatggacattaccagatggtcaacaccgaaatcaaattgattatattctttccagccaaagatggataagctctatacagttaacaaaaacaagaccaggagctgactgtggctcagatcatgaactccttattgccaaattcagacttaaattgaagaaagtagtgaaaaccactagaccattcaggcatgacctaaatcaaatcccttatgattatacagtggaagtgagcaatagatttaagggtcgagatctgatagatagagtgcctgatgaactatggacggaggtttgtgacattgtacaggagacagggatcaagaccatccccgtggaaaagaaatgcaaaaaaacaaaatggctctctgaggaggccttacaaatagcagtgaaaagaagagaagtgaaaagcaaaggagaaaaggaaagatataagcacgtgaatgcagagttccaaagaatagtaagaagagataagaaagccttcctcagcgatcaatgcaaggaaatagagggaaacaacagaatgggaaagactagagatctcttcaagaaaattagagataccaagggaacatttcatgcaaagatgggctcgataaaagacagaaatagtatggacctaacagaagcagaagatattaagaagaggtggcaagaatacacagaagaactgtacaaaaaagatcttcatgacaaagataatcacaatggtgtgatcactcacctagagccagatatcctggaatgtgaagtcaagtgggccttagaaagcatcactacaaacaaagctagtggaggtgatggcattccagttgagctctttcaaatcttggaagatgatgctgtgaaagtgctgcactcaatatgccagccaaattggaaaactcagcagcggccacaggactggaaaaggtcagttttcattccaatcccaaagaaaggcaatgccagagaatgctcaaactactgcacaattccactcatctcacacgctagtaaagtaatgctcaaaattctccaagccaggcttcagcaatacatgaactgtgaatttccatatgttcaagctggttttagaaaaagcagaggaaccagagatcaaattgccaatatcctctggatcactgaaaaagcaagagttccagaaaaacatctatttctgctttattga